TGCTTGGGAAAATCGGGGACGTCCCGGATGTACTTCCGCAGCCCCAGATCGGAATCCTTGGTCGTCAATAGCGCACCTCGAATTCTGAAGGGTCGGGGTCGATCTCGACCTCGCTCTCCTCGACGCCGCTGACCATGGCGCCGCGCGGCCCGTTCGCCAGGTGCTCGCGCAGCAGGCGGACGCTTTCCGCGGGCCCCGCCGCCAACACCTCGACCCGGCCGTCGGACAGGTTTCGCGCAAACCCCTTGAGCCCGAGACCCCGGGCGGCGCGCACGGTGAAGAAGCGGTACCCGACGCCCTGGACCACACCGCTGACCAGGAACCGGCTCGCCTTCATAGGAGAATGAATGGTCGGGGCGAGTGGATTTGAACCACCGACCACCTGGTCCCGAACCAGGTGCGCTACCAGGCTGCGCTACGCCCCGACTTTAGAATCAACAACTTGTGCGCGGCAATGTCAAACGGTACCAAGTGCATTACCATATAGCTGCCAGTCAGAATCGAGCGCCCCGGCTGCGGCTTCGGCCGTCTGTGGCAGCGCGCCCAGATAGTGCCGCTCGAATACGTCAACCGTGTTCCCCGTCATCTGCGCCATCACCGCGACCGTAAATCTCCCCGACGCTGCCAGCCGTGTAGAAAAAGTATGGCGGCAGGTATTGAACAGGTCCGGGT
This sequence is a window from Candidatus Polarisedimenticolia bacterium. Protein-coding genes within it:
- a CDS encoding acylphosphatase, with the translated sequence MKASRFLVSGVVQGVGYRFFTVRAARGLGLKGFARNLSDGRVEVLAAGPAESVRLLREHLANGPRGAMVSGVEESEVEIDPDPSEFEVRY